The proteins below come from a single Asterias rubens chromosome 9, eAstRub1.3, whole genome shotgun sequence genomic window:
- the LOC117294676 gene encoding fucolectin-like — MMQSTWITVIALTLLCVYYGIEVAANHCYLGQEPDSNQEGKLRWVLPVDYNNRCICTSLLPGGLNLYTPERSYIPYYIDQPPFRATERDLVTFLDCPVDFSIIGKPTEQSSTYRFQYSSDKAVDGKGVTATQNGDCTHTTVDGEIDPWWRVDLEGDHCIRTITIINRIFCCSERLTGAVARAGLDPIVTNNTICGEPVTAEQAAPRGGIIEFKCDPPVRARYVFVDIPRDTPAKLHLCEVMVKEFPLEICSP; from the exons ATGATGCAGTCTACATGGATAACAGTTATTGCTCTGACTCTGTTGTGTG TTTATTATGGGATAGAGGTTGCTGCCAATCATTGTTACCTTGGCCAGGAGCCTGACTCTAACCAAGAGGGTAAACTCAGATGGGTGTTACCAGTTGACTACAACAACCGCTGTATTTGTACAAGTCTCCTACCAGGCGGATTGAATTTGTACACACCAGAGAGATCGTACATACCTTATTACATTGATCAGCCACCATTCAGAGCCACTGAGAGAGATTTGGTCACCTTCTTGGATTGTCCAG TGGATTTCTCCATAATTGGCAAACCAACTGAGCAGAGTTCCACGTACAGGTTCCAATACTCATCCGACAAGGCTGTAGACGGCAAAGGTGTGACAGCAACACAAAACGGAGATTGCACACACACAA CGGTTGATGGTGAGATAGACCCCTGGTGGAGAGTTGATCTTGAGGGTGACCATTGCATCAGGACGATTACAATCATCAATAGGATCTTCTGTTGCA GCGAACGTTTGACTGGTGCCGTTGCTAGAGCAGGGCTGGACCCCATCGTAACCAACAACACCATATGCGGGGAACCAGTGACGGCTGAACAGGCTGCACCACGTGGTGGCATTATCGAGTTTAAATGTGACCCGCCGGTGAGGGCGCGCTACGTCTTTGTAGACATACCGAGAGACACGCCTGCAAAACTGCATTTGTGtgaggtaatggtgaaagaatttCCCCTTGAAATTTGTTCACCCTAA